TTTTCTCTAGCAAACAGGTTGAACCAAAAGAGTGTGCGGTTTGATACTCAAAGTAGTAGTGATCTTGAAACTGTGGTGAGACCTTTTGGTAAACACATCTCGCAAGTGTTGTTTTGCCAACTCTTTCCTCACCACAAATGCCCATTTCTCCAAGTCCGTCTTCTTCGGAATCCATATTAAGCAGCAGTGCGTCCACTGCTTTCATTTGCCGATCCATCCCAACAAGGCTATCGAAATCAATAGATGGAGCCAATTGAGACAACTCGTTGCCCGTAACATACTTGTCTTTTTGCACGTACGCAGGGCTCCTTGCAGGCGTACTAGGGTTGACGACACTAATAAGCTTTTCTGCATACATAATTCTCCCAGCTATCTTCCTGAAAACATCTCTAACAAGCATGATCCCCTTGGTGAGAAATCCAGTTTTTTCAGGTATCATCCAGTGACAATGATATATCATAGTCTCTACCATTTTCTCGGGTGGTTTCAAACGTTTAGAAACGTGGAGCATAACTCTAAAAATAATGAAAGCGTCTGTGTCTCCATCCTCACTTGAGTCTCCATCCTCCCTATGATGCACTTGGAGAGGCCAAGAATTAGTTTGTAATATAAACCCGGCAGATGTTTAGTTAATCTTAATTTATTACCAATGAGAGTATAGTTGTTGATAGGTCTTAATCATACTGGCCAGTGCCTTTCTCCATCTCTCCACCGTCTCCCAGTTGTTGTTGCTATCTCCATCAAGATTCTGTGCTTGCTCTAAAACATCTGAAGGATCCACCTCGTGTAGGACTGGAATCATCACCAGCGATTGTTTCTCCTCACACTCGACTATCTTCGCCAGTTCGTCGAGGCACGAGACTGAAGCAGTGTAGTTCTTCGATATGACCACGATCGCTATTTTGGAGTTTTCAATTGCCTCGAGCACTTGAGTGGAAGCTGGTTGATTCCATGGcatctcttcttcttgtctGAAAGTCTTGAACTGCTTTTTAAACAGTGCAAGGAGAAGATGGCTAACGAAAGTTCTTCGGGTGTCGATTCCTCTGAAACTGAGGAATACATCGAACTTCATCGCTTATGATCGGAAGGTCTCTAAGagattgagaaaaaaaaaaactaggtcCCTTCTTTGAATAATATTTGcttctttaaattttaaaggacagtgaagaagacaaaaaaaaaaaaaaacattttaaaatttgcctCCAGTGGAGTTggtggggtttttttttttttttttttgaacttagctTGGTGGTGGGGGTTGTT
The nucleotide sequence above comes from Brassica napus cultivar Da-Ae chromosome A9, Da-Ae, whole genome shotgun sequence. Encoded proteins:
- the LOC106369034 gene encoding uncharacterized protein LOC106369034, translated to MKFDVFLSFRGIDTRRTFVSHLLLALFKKQFKTFRQEEEMPWNQPASTQVLEAIENSKIAIVVISKNYTASVSCLDELAKIVECEEKQSLVMIPVLHEVDPSDVLEQAQNLDGDSNNNWETVERWRKALASMIKTYQQLYSHWEDGDSSEDGDTDAFIIFRVMLHVSKRLKPPEKMVETMIYHCHWMIPEKTGFLTKGIMLVRDVFRKIAGRIMYAEKLISVVNPSTPARSPAYVQKDKYVTGNELSQLAPSIDFDSLVGMDRQMKAVDALLLNMDSEEDGLGEMGICGEERVGKTTLARCVYQKVSPQFQDHYYFEYQTAHSFGSTCLLEKIARAGLSAKVAVRPGEELERFDELVNANLGHRKVLLIVDIHLYDTGQLENIRNIARRFGPGSRLIYVTQSNRVLLKCGVKHLYKVETLRYDEALQLFSQFAFKQEHVPREYFRLSIRAVLITGRIPLTLKVFGSFLRGKTVSEWESELCRLEASQDNCVAKIVHRCFMVTTYEFLKPLSSHDRQALRRIRK